In Carassius carassius chromosome 5, fCarCar2.1, whole genome shotgun sequence, one genomic interval encodes:
- the LOC132140962 gene encoding selenocysteine insertion sequence-binding protein 2-like isoform X1: MEDHLKRAPYKNRAPYKNQSSPEDWFKRRQRSVDNQHDTTPRTHINNSSSHSNKSASPQTHRDLNDGSNKQTVKILKDNRAEPSPQDKRISRRSTDRGYRGTKPSPNPAERAKLAISCSSTFEMKLADFPELGDIPPSNPTVASLHQEAWVCAGAVTPAERQSSPAPICKNVPKRRTKSAQQVPPSGKCDMSTAVTADQDSLVWTVNPTGSSAQSWANVASQPPRVIQKSLKASTLSEEDLTTQPVEQKTEKKKRKKKKKSKTASENTDETLEEHQIQQEPPKFEDEEEFPDLSLAFELKGHSVAQKEGLSLHKGTTPTSASSDPKKTQQASQKKSKVPVKLDLGNMLAVLEEKHQSQKSKQDQRPLTLSVGGALPVVHKEPTVQKKSRQQENTPHNPLDSTCPLVKKGKQREVPKAKKPTPLKRVILREREERKQNRLLEERDPAREEAEAGEKETSNSENPSETSIADHDQDLHTDIDDNPELVGTEESERGKPGSPTHHKLEESISENGTLKSWNPNSNPSLPKIHSRKFRDYCNQVLRKDVDECVSSLLKELVRFQDRLYQKDPMKARMKRRLVMGLREVLKHLKLRKVKCVIISPNCERIQSKGGLDEALHTIIDTCRDQGVPFVFALSRKALGRCVNKAVPVSLVGIFNYDGAQDHYHKMIELSAEARKAYEVMIANLEAVSQEEQEEQEEVEPSGEPSGTEEPEYMKIWKKMLEKDYNHPFLNFEERFSSISISSEQLLDDHEGS; encoded by the exons ATGGAGGATCATTTAAAAAG AGCTCCATATAAAAACAGAGCTCCATATAAAAACCAGTCGTCACCAGAGGACTGGTTCAAGAGAAGGCAGAGATCAGTAGACAATCAGCATGACACAACACCAAGGACACACATCAACAACAGCAGCTCTCACAGCAACAAGAGCGCTAGTCCCCAAACCCACCGTGATCTCAACGATGGTTCAAACAAGCAAACTGTAAAG ATACTGAAGGACAACAGAGCTGAGCCTTCCCCTCAGGACAAAAGAATCAGCAGGAGATCAACCGACAGAG GTTACAGAGGGACCAAACCTTCCCCAAACCCCGCAGAGAGAGCCAAATTAGCCATTTCATGTAGTAGCACATTTGAAATGAAACTTGCTGATTTCCCTGAATTAGGTGACATCCCACCGAGCAACCCTACAGTAGCGTCGCTGCACCAGGAAGCATGGGTCTGTGCTGGTGCAGTCACGCCAGCGGAGCGTCAGAGTTCACCAGCACCCATCTGTAAG AATGTACCAAAGCGAAGAACCAAGTCAGCACAGCAAGTCCCACCCAGTGGAAAGTGTGACATGTCAACAGCTGTCACAGCAG ATCAGGACAGTCTAGTTTGGACAGTCAATCCCACTGGATCTTCTGCTCAGTCCTGGGCAAACGTTGCTTCTCAGCCTCCCAGAGTCATCCAGAAAAGCCTCAAAGCCAGCACACTGTCTGAG GAGGATTTAACTACACAGCCAGtagaacagaaaacagaaaagaagaagaggaagaaaaagaagaaatctaaaacagcatctgaaaacacaGATGAGACCTTAGAGGAACATCAGATACAGCAGGAGCCTCCAAAGTTTGAG gaTGAAGAAGAGTTTCCAGACCTGTCACTTGCATTT gAACTGAAAGGACATTCAGTAGCACAAAAAGAGGGATTGTCCTTACACAAAGGCACTACACCCACTTCTGCGTCCAGTGACCCTAAGAAAACACAG CAGGCTAGTCAGAAGAAGTCAAAAGTTCCTGTAAAGCTTGACCTTGGAAACATGCTGGCCGTTCTTGAGGAGAAGCATCAGTCTCAGAAGTCTAAACAAGACCAGCGACCACTAACACTTTCAG TTGGAGGAGCTCTCCCTGTAGTCCACAAAGAACCTACCGTTCAGAAAAAGTCAAGGCAGCAAGAGAATACACCACACAACCCGCTGGACTCCACCTGTCCTTTAGTGAAGAAGGGAAAACAGCGAGAAGTTCCCAAGGCCAAAAAACCAACACCACTCAAAAGA GTCATTCTTCGGGAGAGAGAGGAAAGGAAACAGAACCGCCTGCTGGAGGAGAGAGACCCGGCCCGAGAGGAAGCCGAGGCCGGAGAAAAGGAAACTAGTAATAGTGAGAATCCTTCTGAAACCAGCATCGCTGACCATGACCAAGATCTTCACACAG ATATAGATGACAACCCTGAACTCGTTGGTACGGAGGAGTCCGAGAGAGGCAAGCCTGGTTCACCGACTCATCACAAGTTGGAGGAAAGCATTTCAGAAAATGGAACACTAAAATCCTGGAATCCTAATTCCAATCCCAGTCTTCCTAAAATCCACAGCAGGAAGTTCAGAGA CTACTGCAACCAAGTGCTTAGGAAAGATGTAGATGAATGTGTAAGCAGCTTACTGAAGGAGCTGGTGAGGTTTCAGGATCGTCTTTATCAGAAAGACCCCATGAAGGCCAGGATGAAGCGCAGGCTGGTCATGGGCCTACGAGAGGTGCTGAAACACCTCAAACTCAGGAAGGTCAAGTGCGTAATCATCTCGCCCAACTGTGAACGCATTCAGTCCAAAG GCGGTCTAGACGAGGCTCTCCACACGATCATCGACACATGCCGGGATCAGGGCGTCCCGTTTGTGTTTGCCTTGTCAAGGAAGGCGCTGGGCCGCTGTGTTAATAAAGCTGTGCCTGTTAGCTTGGTGGGCATCTTTAACTATGATGGGGCACAG GACCACTATCACAAAATGATTGAGTTATCGGCTGAGGCCAGGAAGGCCTATGAGGTGATGATTGCAAATCTGGAAGCTGTATCACAGGAAGAGcaggaggagcaggaggaggtGGAGCCGTCAGGAGAACCTTCTGGAACTGAAGAGCCCGAGTACA TGAAAATCTGGAAGAAAATGCTCGAGAAAGATTACAACCACCCTTTCCTAAATTTTGAGGAGCGGTTTTCATCCATTTCTATTAGTTCAGAGCAGCTGCTGGATGACCATGAAGGAAGTTGA
- the LOC132140962 gene encoding selenocysteine insertion sequence-binding protein 2-like isoform X2 codes for MEDHLKRAPYKNRAPYKNQSSPEDWFKRRQRSVDNQHDTTPRTHINNSSSHSNKSASPQTHRDLNDGSNKQTVKILKDNRAEPSPQDKRISRRSTDRGYRGTKPSPNPAERAKLAISCSSTFEMKLADFPELGDIPPSNPTVASLHQEAWVCAGAVTPAERQSSPAPICKNVPKRRTKSAQQVPPSGKCDMSTAVTADQDSLVWTVNPTGSSAQSWANVASQPPRVIQKSLKASTLSEEDLTTQPVEQKTEKKKRKKKKKSKTASENTDETLEEHQIQQEPPKFEDEEEFPDLSLAFELKGHSVAQKEGLSLHKGTTPTSASSDPKKTQASQKKSKVPVKLDLGNMLAVLEEKHQSQKSKQDQRPLTLSVGGALPVVHKEPTVQKKSRQQENTPHNPLDSTCPLVKKGKQREVPKAKKPTPLKRVILREREERKQNRLLEERDPAREEAEAGEKETSNSENPSETSIADHDQDLHTDIDDNPELVGTEESERGKPGSPTHHKLEESISENGTLKSWNPNSNPSLPKIHSRKFRDYCNQVLRKDVDECVSSLLKELVRFQDRLYQKDPMKARMKRRLVMGLREVLKHLKLRKVKCVIISPNCERIQSKGGLDEALHTIIDTCRDQGVPFVFALSRKALGRCVNKAVPVSLVGIFNYDGAQDHYHKMIELSAEARKAYEVMIANLEAVSQEEQEEQEEVEPSGEPSGTEEPEYMKIWKKMLEKDYNHPFLNFEERFSSISISSEQLLDDHEGS; via the exons ATGGAGGATCATTTAAAAAG AGCTCCATATAAAAACAGAGCTCCATATAAAAACCAGTCGTCACCAGAGGACTGGTTCAAGAGAAGGCAGAGATCAGTAGACAATCAGCATGACACAACACCAAGGACACACATCAACAACAGCAGCTCTCACAGCAACAAGAGCGCTAGTCCCCAAACCCACCGTGATCTCAACGATGGTTCAAACAAGCAAACTGTAAAG ATACTGAAGGACAACAGAGCTGAGCCTTCCCCTCAGGACAAAAGAATCAGCAGGAGATCAACCGACAGAG GTTACAGAGGGACCAAACCTTCCCCAAACCCCGCAGAGAGAGCCAAATTAGCCATTTCATGTAGTAGCACATTTGAAATGAAACTTGCTGATTTCCCTGAATTAGGTGACATCCCACCGAGCAACCCTACAGTAGCGTCGCTGCACCAGGAAGCATGGGTCTGTGCTGGTGCAGTCACGCCAGCGGAGCGTCAGAGTTCACCAGCACCCATCTGTAAG AATGTACCAAAGCGAAGAACCAAGTCAGCACAGCAAGTCCCACCCAGTGGAAAGTGTGACATGTCAACAGCTGTCACAGCAG ATCAGGACAGTCTAGTTTGGACAGTCAATCCCACTGGATCTTCTGCTCAGTCCTGGGCAAACGTTGCTTCTCAGCCTCCCAGAGTCATCCAGAAAAGCCTCAAAGCCAGCACACTGTCTGAG GAGGATTTAACTACACAGCCAGtagaacagaaaacagaaaagaagaagaggaagaaaaagaagaaatctaaaacagcatctgaaaacacaGATGAGACCTTAGAGGAACATCAGATACAGCAGGAGCCTCCAAAGTTTGAG gaTGAAGAAGAGTTTCCAGACCTGTCACTTGCATTT gAACTGAAAGGACATTCAGTAGCACAAAAAGAGGGATTGTCCTTACACAAAGGCACTACACCCACTTCTGCGTCCAGTGACCCTAAGAAAACACAG GCTAGTCAGAAGAAGTCAAAAGTTCCTGTAAAGCTTGACCTTGGAAACATGCTGGCCGTTCTTGAGGAGAAGCATCAGTCTCAGAAGTCTAAACAAGACCAGCGACCACTAACACTTTCAG TTGGAGGAGCTCTCCCTGTAGTCCACAAAGAACCTACCGTTCAGAAAAAGTCAAGGCAGCAAGAGAATACACCACACAACCCGCTGGACTCCACCTGTCCTTTAGTGAAGAAGGGAAAACAGCGAGAAGTTCCCAAGGCCAAAAAACCAACACCACTCAAAAGA GTCATTCTTCGGGAGAGAGAGGAAAGGAAACAGAACCGCCTGCTGGAGGAGAGAGACCCGGCCCGAGAGGAAGCCGAGGCCGGAGAAAAGGAAACTAGTAATAGTGAGAATCCTTCTGAAACCAGCATCGCTGACCATGACCAAGATCTTCACACAG ATATAGATGACAACCCTGAACTCGTTGGTACGGAGGAGTCCGAGAGAGGCAAGCCTGGTTCACCGACTCATCACAAGTTGGAGGAAAGCATTTCAGAAAATGGAACACTAAAATCCTGGAATCCTAATTCCAATCCCAGTCTTCCTAAAATCCACAGCAGGAAGTTCAGAGA CTACTGCAACCAAGTGCTTAGGAAAGATGTAGATGAATGTGTAAGCAGCTTACTGAAGGAGCTGGTGAGGTTTCAGGATCGTCTTTATCAGAAAGACCCCATGAAGGCCAGGATGAAGCGCAGGCTGGTCATGGGCCTACGAGAGGTGCTGAAACACCTCAAACTCAGGAAGGTCAAGTGCGTAATCATCTCGCCCAACTGTGAACGCATTCAGTCCAAAG GCGGTCTAGACGAGGCTCTCCACACGATCATCGACACATGCCGGGATCAGGGCGTCCCGTTTGTGTTTGCCTTGTCAAGGAAGGCGCTGGGCCGCTGTGTTAATAAAGCTGTGCCTGTTAGCTTGGTGGGCATCTTTAACTATGATGGGGCACAG GACCACTATCACAAAATGATTGAGTTATCGGCTGAGGCCAGGAAGGCCTATGAGGTGATGATTGCAAATCTGGAAGCTGTATCACAGGAAGAGcaggaggagcaggaggaggtGGAGCCGTCAGGAGAACCTTCTGGAACTGAAGAGCCCGAGTACA TGAAAATCTGGAAGAAAATGCTCGAGAAAGATTACAACCACCCTTTCCTAAATTTTGAGGAGCGGTTTTCATCCATTTCTATTAGTTCAGAGCAGCTGCTGGATGACCATGAAGGAAGTTGA
- the LOC132140962 gene encoding selenocysteine insertion sequence-binding protein 2-like isoform X4: MEDHLKRAPYKNQSSPEDWFKRRQRSVDNQHDTTPRTHINNSSSHSNKSASPQTHRDLNDGSNKQTVKILKDNRAEPSPQDKRISRRSTDRGYRGTKPSPNPAERAKLAISCSSTFEMKLADFPELGDIPPSNPTVASLHQEAWVCAGAVTPAERQSSPAPICKNVPKRRTKSAQQVPPSGKCDMSTAVTADQDSLVWTVNPTGSSAQSWANVASQPPRVIQKSLKASTLSEEDLTTQPVEQKTEKKKRKKKKKSKTASENTDETLEEHQIQQEPPKFEDEEEFPDLSLAFELKGHSVAQKEGLSLHKGTTPTSASSDPKKTQQASQKKSKVPVKLDLGNMLAVLEEKHQSQKSKQDQRPLTLSVGGALPVVHKEPTVQKKSRQQENTPHNPLDSTCPLVKKGKQREVPKAKKPTPLKRVILREREERKQNRLLEERDPAREEAEAGEKETSNSENPSETSIADHDQDLHTDIDDNPELVGTEESERGKPGSPTHHKLEESISENGTLKSWNPNSNPSLPKIHSRKFRDYCNQVLRKDVDECVSSLLKELVRFQDRLYQKDPMKARMKRRLVMGLREVLKHLKLRKVKCVIISPNCERIQSKGGLDEALHTIIDTCRDQGVPFVFALSRKALGRCVNKAVPVSLVGIFNYDGAQDHYHKMIELSAEARKAYEVMIANLEAVSQEEQEEQEEVEPSGEPSGTEEPEYMKIWKKMLEKDYNHPFLNFEERFSSISISSEQLLDDHEGS; the protein is encoded by the exons ATGGAGGATCATTTAAAAAG AGCTCCATATAAAAACCAGTCGTCACCAGAGGACTGGTTCAAGAGAAGGCAGAGATCAGTAGACAATCAGCATGACACAACACCAAGGACACACATCAACAACAGCAGCTCTCACAGCAACAAGAGCGCTAGTCCCCAAACCCACCGTGATCTCAACGATGGTTCAAACAAGCAAACTGTAAAG ATACTGAAGGACAACAGAGCTGAGCCTTCCCCTCAGGACAAAAGAATCAGCAGGAGATCAACCGACAGAG GTTACAGAGGGACCAAACCTTCCCCAAACCCCGCAGAGAGAGCCAAATTAGCCATTTCATGTAGTAGCACATTTGAAATGAAACTTGCTGATTTCCCTGAATTAGGTGACATCCCACCGAGCAACCCTACAGTAGCGTCGCTGCACCAGGAAGCATGGGTCTGTGCTGGTGCAGTCACGCCAGCGGAGCGTCAGAGTTCACCAGCACCCATCTGTAAG AATGTACCAAAGCGAAGAACCAAGTCAGCACAGCAAGTCCCACCCAGTGGAAAGTGTGACATGTCAACAGCTGTCACAGCAG ATCAGGACAGTCTAGTTTGGACAGTCAATCCCACTGGATCTTCTGCTCAGTCCTGGGCAAACGTTGCTTCTCAGCCTCCCAGAGTCATCCAGAAAAGCCTCAAAGCCAGCACACTGTCTGAG GAGGATTTAACTACACAGCCAGtagaacagaaaacagaaaagaagaagaggaagaaaaagaagaaatctaaaacagcatctgaaaacacaGATGAGACCTTAGAGGAACATCAGATACAGCAGGAGCCTCCAAAGTTTGAG gaTGAAGAAGAGTTTCCAGACCTGTCACTTGCATTT gAACTGAAAGGACATTCAGTAGCACAAAAAGAGGGATTGTCCTTACACAAAGGCACTACACCCACTTCTGCGTCCAGTGACCCTAAGAAAACACAG CAGGCTAGTCAGAAGAAGTCAAAAGTTCCTGTAAAGCTTGACCTTGGAAACATGCTGGCCGTTCTTGAGGAGAAGCATCAGTCTCAGAAGTCTAAACAAGACCAGCGACCACTAACACTTTCAG TTGGAGGAGCTCTCCCTGTAGTCCACAAAGAACCTACCGTTCAGAAAAAGTCAAGGCAGCAAGAGAATACACCACACAACCCGCTGGACTCCACCTGTCCTTTAGTGAAGAAGGGAAAACAGCGAGAAGTTCCCAAGGCCAAAAAACCAACACCACTCAAAAGA GTCATTCTTCGGGAGAGAGAGGAAAGGAAACAGAACCGCCTGCTGGAGGAGAGAGACCCGGCCCGAGAGGAAGCCGAGGCCGGAGAAAAGGAAACTAGTAATAGTGAGAATCCTTCTGAAACCAGCATCGCTGACCATGACCAAGATCTTCACACAG ATATAGATGACAACCCTGAACTCGTTGGTACGGAGGAGTCCGAGAGAGGCAAGCCTGGTTCACCGACTCATCACAAGTTGGAGGAAAGCATTTCAGAAAATGGAACACTAAAATCCTGGAATCCTAATTCCAATCCCAGTCTTCCTAAAATCCACAGCAGGAAGTTCAGAGA CTACTGCAACCAAGTGCTTAGGAAAGATGTAGATGAATGTGTAAGCAGCTTACTGAAGGAGCTGGTGAGGTTTCAGGATCGTCTTTATCAGAAAGACCCCATGAAGGCCAGGATGAAGCGCAGGCTGGTCATGGGCCTACGAGAGGTGCTGAAACACCTCAAACTCAGGAAGGTCAAGTGCGTAATCATCTCGCCCAACTGTGAACGCATTCAGTCCAAAG GCGGTCTAGACGAGGCTCTCCACACGATCATCGACACATGCCGGGATCAGGGCGTCCCGTTTGTGTTTGCCTTGTCAAGGAAGGCGCTGGGCCGCTGTGTTAATAAAGCTGTGCCTGTTAGCTTGGTGGGCATCTTTAACTATGATGGGGCACAG GACCACTATCACAAAATGATTGAGTTATCGGCTGAGGCCAGGAAGGCCTATGAGGTGATGATTGCAAATCTGGAAGCTGTATCACAGGAAGAGcaggaggagcaggaggaggtGGAGCCGTCAGGAGAACCTTCTGGAACTGAAGAGCCCGAGTACA TGAAAATCTGGAAGAAAATGCTCGAGAAAGATTACAACCACCCTTTCCTAAATTTTGAGGAGCGGTTTTCATCCATTTCTATTAGTTCAGAGCAGCTGCTGGATGACCATGAAGGAAGTTGA
- the LOC132140962 gene encoding selenocysteine insertion sequence-binding protein 2-like isoform X3, whose protein sequence is MEDHLKRAPYKNRAPYKNQSSPEDWFKRRQRSVDNQHDTTPRTHINNSSSHSNKSASPQTHRDLNDGSNKQTVKDNRAEPSPQDKRISRRSTDRGYRGTKPSPNPAERAKLAISCSSTFEMKLADFPELGDIPPSNPTVASLHQEAWVCAGAVTPAERQSSPAPICKNVPKRRTKSAQQVPPSGKCDMSTAVTADQDSLVWTVNPTGSSAQSWANVASQPPRVIQKSLKASTLSEEDLTTQPVEQKTEKKKRKKKKKSKTASENTDETLEEHQIQQEPPKFEDEEEFPDLSLAFELKGHSVAQKEGLSLHKGTTPTSASSDPKKTQQASQKKSKVPVKLDLGNMLAVLEEKHQSQKSKQDQRPLTLSVGGALPVVHKEPTVQKKSRQQENTPHNPLDSTCPLVKKGKQREVPKAKKPTPLKRVILREREERKQNRLLEERDPAREEAEAGEKETSNSENPSETSIADHDQDLHTDIDDNPELVGTEESERGKPGSPTHHKLEESISENGTLKSWNPNSNPSLPKIHSRKFRDYCNQVLRKDVDECVSSLLKELVRFQDRLYQKDPMKARMKRRLVMGLREVLKHLKLRKVKCVIISPNCERIQSKGGLDEALHTIIDTCRDQGVPFVFALSRKALGRCVNKAVPVSLVGIFNYDGAQDHYHKMIELSAEARKAYEVMIANLEAVSQEEQEEQEEVEPSGEPSGTEEPEYMKIWKKMLEKDYNHPFLNFEERFSSISISSEQLLDDHEGS, encoded by the exons ATGGAGGATCATTTAAAAAG AGCTCCATATAAAAACAGAGCTCCATATAAAAACCAGTCGTCACCAGAGGACTGGTTCAAGAGAAGGCAGAGATCAGTAGACAATCAGCATGACACAACACCAAGGACACACATCAACAACAGCAGCTCTCACAGCAACAAGAGCGCTAGTCCCCAAACCCACCGTGATCTCAACGATGGTTCAAACAAGCAAACTGTAAAG GACAACAGAGCTGAGCCTTCCCCTCAGGACAAAAGAATCAGCAGGAGATCAACCGACAGAG GTTACAGAGGGACCAAACCTTCCCCAAACCCCGCAGAGAGAGCCAAATTAGCCATTTCATGTAGTAGCACATTTGAAATGAAACTTGCTGATTTCCCTGAATTAGGTGACATCCCACCGAGCAACCCTACAGTAGCGTCGCTGCACCAGGAAGCATGGGTCTGTGCTGGTGCAGTCACGCCAGCGGAGCGTCAGAGTTCACCAGCACCCATCTGTAAG AATGTACCAAAGCGAAGAACCAAGTCAGCACAGCAAGTCCCACCCAGTGGAAAGTGTGACATGTCAACAGCTGTCACAGCAG ATCAGGACAGTCTAGTTTGGACAGTCAATCCCACTGGATCTTCTGCTCAGTCCTGGGCAAACGTTGCTTCTCAGCCTCCCAGAGTCATCCAGAAAAGCCTCAAAGCCAGCACACTGTCTGAG GAGGATTTAACTACACAGCCAGtagaacagaaaacagaaaagaagaagaggaagaaaaagaagaaatctaaaacagcatctgaaaacacaGATGAGACCTTAGAGGAACATCAGATACAGCAGGAGCCTCCAAAGTTTGAG gaTGAAGAAGAGTTTCCAGACCTGTCACTTGCATTT gAACTGAAAGGACATTCAGTAGCACAAAAAGAGGGATTGTCCTTACACAAAGGCACTACACCCACTTCTGCGTCCAGTGACCCTAAGAAAACACAG CAGGCTAGTCAGAAGAAGTCAAAAGTTCCTGTAAAGCTTGACCTTGGAAACATGCTGGCCGTTCTTGAGGAGAAGCATCAGTCTCAGAAGTCTAAACAAGACCAGCGACCACTAACACTTTCAG TTGGAGGAGCTCTCCCTGTAGTCCACAAAGAACCTACCGTTCAGAAAAAGTCAAGGCAGCAAGAGAATACACCACACAACCCGCTGGACTCCACCTGTCCTTTAGTGAAGAAGGGAAAACAGCGAGAAGTTCCCAAGGCCAAAAAACCAACACCACTCAAAAGA GTCATTCTTCGGGAGAGAGAGGAAAGGAAACAGAACCGCCTGCTGGAGGAGAGAGACCCGGCCCGAGAGGAAGCCGAGGCCGGAGAAAAGGAAACTAGTAATAGTGAGAATCCTTCTGAAACCAGCATCGCTGACCATGACCAAGATCTTCACACAG ATATAGATGACAACCCTGAACTCGTTGGTACGGAGGAGTCCGAGAGAGGCAAGCCTGGTTCACCGACTCATCACAAGTTGGAGGAAAGCATTTCAGAAAATGGAACACTAAAATCCTGGAATCCTAATTCCAATCCCAGTCTTCCTAAAATCCACAGCAGGAAGTTCAGAGA CTACTGCAACCAAGTGCTTAGGAAAGATGTAGATGAATGTGTAAGCAGCTTACTGAAGGAGCTGGTGAGGTTTCAGGATCGTCTTTATCAGAAAGACCCCATGAAGGCCAGGATGAAGCGCAGGCTGGTCATGGGCCTACGAGAGGTGCTGAAACACCTCAAACTCAGGAAGGTCAAGTGCGTAATCATCTCGCCCAACTGTGAACGCATTCAGTCCAAAG GCGGTCTAGACGAGGCTCTCCACACGATCATCGACACATGCCGGGATCAGGGCGTCCCGTTTGTGTTTGCCTTGTCAAGGAAGGCGCTGGGCCGCTGTGTTAATAAAGCTGTGCCTGTTAGCTTGGTGGGCATCTTTAACTATGATGGGGCACAG GACCACTATCACAAAATGATTGAGTTATCGGCTGAGGCCAGGAAGGCCTATGAGGTGATGATTGCAAATCTGGAAGCTGTATCACAGGAAGAGcaggaggagcaggaggaggtGGAGCCGTCAGGAGAACCTTCTGGAACTGAAGAGCCCGAGTACA TGAAAATCTGGAAGAAAATGCTCGAGAAAGATTACAACCACCCTTTCCTAAATTTTGAGGAGCGGTTTTCATCCATTTCTATTAGTTCAGAGCAGCTGCTGGATGACCATGAAGGAAGTTGA